In a single window of the Etheostoma spectabile isolate EspeVRDwgs_2016 chromosome 3, UIUC_Espe_1.0, whole genome shotgun sequence genome:
- the tlcd1 gene encoding TLC domain-containing protein 1 — protein MEALVPVLKSHPGASVLVFTLMFRVIHRLLQRLPVPKVVRQDDFSTWKWKNLSVSVVHSLLTGTWALTCVAVWPEMLSNIYSYHTPLSYLLVCISTGYFVQDAGDIILTGHAKASWEFLVHHVVVISCFLYSLYTELYVAGAVTALFVEVNSVTLHLRLLMKLAGAQSSSMYHINKVVNILTYIPFRIGTQAYLTWYIIHNYAWLTNGLFFLISMIVMDIMILVYFYRLLRADFFPRSKKSVGYNGTYNNNSKKFPCD, from the exons atggaggcTCTGGTTCCTGTGCTGAAGAGTCACCCAGGCGCGTCAGTGCTGGTGTTTACTCTGATGTTCAGGGTGATCCACCGGTTGCTGCAAAGGCTGCCTGTGCCCAAAGTGGTGAGGCAGGATGACTTCAGTACCTGGAAGTGGAAGAACCTCTCCGTCTCAGTGGTGCACTCTCTGCTGACTGGGACATGGGCCCTGACCTG TGTGGCGGTTTGGCCCGAGATGTTGAGCAACATTTACTCTTACCACACGCCCCTATCCTACCTGCTTGTCTGCATCTCAACAG GATACTTTGTGCAGGATGCAGGTGATATTATCCTGACAGGACATGCTAAAGCATCATGGGAATTCCTAGTCCATCACGTGGTG GTGATCTCGTGTTTCCTGTACTCCCTCTACACTGAGCTGTATGTAGCTGGCGCTGTAACCGCTCTCTTTGTGGAGGTCAACAGTGTTACCCTCCACCTGAGGCTGTTGATGAAGCTGGCGGGAGCTCAGTCCTCCTCCATGTACCACATCAACAAAGTTGTCAACATCCTTACCTACATCCCGTTCCGCATTGGCACCCAGGCCTACCTCACCTGGTACATCATCCACAACTACGCCTGGCTGACCAATGGTTTATTCTTCCTCATCTCCATGATCGTGATGGATATTATGATCCTGGTTTATTTCTACCGCCTGCTCCGTGCAGACTTCTTTCCCCGGAGTAAGAAATCTGTGGGATACAACGGGACGTATAACAACAACTCCAAAAAGTTTCCCTGTGATTGA
- the nek8 gene encoding serine/threonine-protein kinase Nek8 isoform X2 encodes MEKYEKIKVVGRGAFGIVHLCRRRGDGAFVILKEIPVEQMSRDERLAAQNECQVLKLLSHPNIIEYYENFLEDKALMIAMEYAPGGTLADYIQKRCNSLLDEDTILHFFVQILLALYHVHNKLILHRDLKTQNILLDKHQMIVKIGDFGISKILVSKSKAYTVVGTPCYISPELCEGKPYNQKSDIWALGCVLYELASLKRAFEAANLPALVLKIMSGTFAPISDRYSPELRHLILNMLNLDPSKRPQLNEIMALPICIRPLLNLFTDIGNVKMRRIEKPLSAVQTGHHGRPGGRVPTNRSRDGSVGLGSGKVHSLPLSSVYTWGSGISAPLRLPMLNTEVLQVSLGRTQKMGVTKSGRLITWETPSVGSGEASLPGVVEQMQPQFISRFLEGQSGVTIKSVSCGDLFTTCMTDRGIIMTFGSGSNGCLGHGNFNDVTQPKIVEALLGYELVQVSCGASHVLAVTNEREVFAWGRGDNGRLGLGTQDTHNSPQQVCLPVEFEAQRVMCGVDCSMIISTKYSIVTCGSNRFNKLGLDKITAGEEPNPSNQVEEVHSFTPVQSAPLNNEKIVHIDIGTAHSVAVTERGQCFTFGSNQHGQMGCSSRRSSRVPYPVPGLQGITLAACGDAFTLAIRSDGEVYTWGKGARGRLGRKEEDSGIPKAVQLDESHPFTVTSVACCHGNTLLAVKPLLEEPIPR; translated from the exons ATGGAGAAGTATGAGAAAATCAAAGTTGTCGGAAGAGGAGCTTTTGG GATCGTTCACCTGTGCCGCAGGCGCGGCGACGGGGCCTTTGTCATCCTGAAGGAGATCCCAGTGGAGCAGATGTCACGAGACGAACGCCTAGCGGCTCAGAACGAGTGTCAGGTCCTGAAACTGCTCAGCCATCCAAATATCATAGAGTACTATGAGAACTTCCTGGAAGACAAGGCCCTTATGATAGCTATGGAGTATGCACCAG gtggAACCTTGGCCGATTACATACAGAAGCGCTGTAACTCTCTGCTGGACGAGGACACCATCCTTCACTTCTTTGTACAAATCTTACTTGCCCTGTACCACGTCCACAACAAACTTATTTTGCACAGAGACCTTAAGACGCAGAACATTCTTCTTGATAAGCACCAGATGATCGTCAAAATTGGTGACTTTGGCATCTCTAAAATCCTTGTCAGCAAGAGCAAAGCTTACACG GTGGTCGGGACCCCATGTTACATCTCCCCAGAGCTGTGTGAGGGAAAGCCGTATAACCAGAAGAGTGACATCTGGGCTTTGGGCTGTGTGCTCTATGAGCTAGCAAGCCTTAAGAGAGCCTTTGAGGCAGCT AATCTACCTGCCCTCGTTCTGAAGATTATGAGCGGAACATTTGCCCCAATATCAGACCGGTACAGCCCAGAACTCCGACATCTCATCCTCAACATGCTCAATCTGGATCCATCCAAACGGCCTCAACTCAATGAAATAATGGCTCTTCCCATATGCATTAGGCCCCTCCTAAATCTCTTCACAGATATAGGCAATGTCAAAATGCGCAG GATTGAGAAACCACTGTCTGCTGTGCAAACTGGACATCATGGTAGACCAGGAGGGAGAGTTCCTACCAACAGGTCCAGAG ATGGATCAGTGGGTTTAGGATCAGGGAAAGTGCATTCCCTCCCGCTGTCGTCGGTGTACACTTGGGGAAGTGGAATCTCAGCGCCTCTCCGCCTCCCGATGCTCAACACTGAGGTGCTTCAAGTGTCTCTGGGCCGCACTCAGAAGATGGGGGTGACCAAGTCTGGCCGTCTGATTACATGGGAG ACTCCATCAGTGGGGTCTGGTGAGGCCAGTCTGCCCGGTGTGGTGGAGCAGATGCAGCCTCAGTTCATTTCCCGTTTTCTTGAGGGTCAGTCTGGAGTCACCATCAAGTCTGTATCCTGCGGGGATCTTTTTACCACCTGCATGACAG ACAGGGGCATTATCATGACGTTTGGTAGTGGTAGCAACGGCTGCCTAGGACACGGTAACTTCAATGATGTAACACAG CCCAAGATAGTTGAGGCACTCCTCGGCTACGAGCTGGTTCAGGTGTCATGTGGTGCTTCCCACGTACTCGCTGTGACCAATGAAAGAGAAGTATTTGCCTGGGGAAGAGGAGACAATG GTCGCCTTGGGCTTGGCACCCAAGACACCCACAACTCTCCACAGCAGGTGTGTTTACCTGTGGAATTTGAGGCCCAAAGGGTGATGTGTGGAGTGGACTGTTCCATGATTATCAGCACCAAATACAGCATTGTGACATGTGGAAGCAACAG GTTCAACAAGCTTGGGTTGGATAAGATAACAGCTGGAGAGGAACCAAATCCCTCCAATCAGGTGGAAGAAGTCCATTCTTTCACTCCTGTCCAGTCAGCTCCACTCAACAATGAGAAGATTGTTCACATTGACATTGGTACAGCACATTCTGTTGCTGTTACAG AAAGGGGTCAGTGTTTTACCTTTGGCAGCAACCAGCATGGCCAGATGGGCTGTAGCTCCCGTCGTAGCAGCCGTGTTCCCTACCCGGTGCCTGGGCTGCAGGGCATCACCTTGGCTGCATGTGGAGACGCTTTTACCTTAGCTATCAGATCTG ATGGGGAGGTGTACACCTGGGGAAAGGGGGCCCGTGGCCGCCTtggaagaaaagaggaggatTCTGGGATACCAAAGGCGGTGCAGCTTGACGAGAGTCACCCATTCACGGTGACATCGGTGGcttgttgtcatggcaacactCTGCTGGCAGTGAAAC CTTTGCTTGAGGAACCTATCCCAAGATGA
- the nek8 gene encoding serine/threonine-protein kinase Nek8 isoform X1, whose amino-acid sequence MRKSKLSEEELLGRYTLSLIVHLCRRRGDGAFVILKEIPVEQMSRDERLAAQNECQVLKLLSHPNIIEYYENFLEDKALMIAMEYAPGGTLADYIQKRCNSLLDEDTILHFFVQILLALYHVHNKLILHRDLKTQNILLDKHQMIVKIGDFGISKILVSKSKAYTVVGTPCYISPELCEGKPYNQKSDIWALGCVLYELASLKRAFEAANLPALVLKIMSGTFAPISDRYSPELRHLILNMLNLDPSKRPQLNEIMALPICIRPLLNLFTDIGNVKMRRIEKPLSAVQTGHHGRPGGRVPTNRSRDGSVGLGSGKVHSLPLSSVYTWGSGISAPLRLPMLNTEVLQVSLGRTQKMGVTKSGRLITWETPSVGSGEASLPGVVEQMQPQFISRFLEGQSGVTIKSVSCGDLFTTCMTDRGIIMTFGSGSNGCLGHGNFNDVTQPKIVEALLGYELVQVSCGASHVLAVTNEREVFAWGRGDNGRLGLGTQDTHNSPQQVCLPVEFEAQRVMCGVDCSMIISTKYSIVTCGSNRFNKLGLDKITAGEEPNPSNQVEEVHSFTPVQSAPLNNEKIVHIDIGTAHSVAVTERGQCFTFGSNQHGQMGCSSRRSSRVPYPVPGLQGITLAACGDAFTLAIRSDGEVYTWGKGARGRLGRKEEDSGIPKAVQLDESHPFTVTSVACCHGNTLLAVKPLLEEPIPR is encoded by the exons ATGAGAAAATCAAAGTTGTCGGAAGAGGAGCTTTTGGGTAGATACACTCTGAGTTT GATCGTTCACCTGTGCCGCAGGCGCGGCGACGGGGCCTTTGTCATCCTGAAGGAGATCCCAGTGGAGCAGATGTCACGAGACGAACGCCTAGCGGCTCAGAACGAGTGTCAGGTCCTGAAACTGCTCAGCCATCCAAATATCATAGAGTACTATGAGAACTTCCTGGAAGACAAGGCCCTTATGATAGCTATGGAGTATGCACCAG gtggAACCTTGGCCGATTACATACAGAAGCGCTGTAACTCTCTGCTGGACGAGGACACCATCCTTCACTTCTTTGTACAAATCTTACTTGCCCTGTACCACGTCCACAACAAACTTATTTTGCACAGAGACCTTAAGACGCAGAACATTCTTCTTGATAAGCACCAGATGATCGTCAAAATTGGTGACTTTGGCATCTCTAAAATCCTTGTCAGCAAGAGCAAAGCTTACACG GTGGTCGGGACCCCATGTTACATCTCCCCAGAGCTGTGTGAGGGAAAGCCGTATAACCAGAAGAGTGACATCTGGGCTTTGGGCTGTGTGCTCTATGAGCTAGCAAGCCTTAAGAGAGCCTTTGAGGCAGCT AATCTACCTGCCCTCGTTCTGAAGATTATGAGCGGAACATTTGCCCCAATATCAGACCGGTACAGCCCAGAACTCCGACATCTCATCCTCAACATGCTCAATCTGGATCCATCCAAACGGCCTCAACTCAATGAAATAATGGCTCTTCCCATATGCATTAGGCCCCTCCTAAATCTCTTCACAGATATAGGCAATGTCAAAATGCGCAG GATTGAGAAACCACTGTCTGCTGTGCAAACTGGACATCATGGTAGACCAGGAGGGAGAGTTCCTACCAACAGGTCCAGAG ATGGATCAGTGGGTTTAGGATCAGGGAAAGTGCATTCCCTCCCGCTGTCGTCGGTGTACACTTGGGGAAGTGGAATCTCAGCGCCTCTCCGCCTCCCGATGCTCAACACTGAGGTGCTTCAAGTGTCTCTGGGCCGCACTCAGAAGATGGGGGTGACCAAGTCTGGCCGTCTGATTACATGGGAG ACTCCATCAGTGGGGTCTGGTGAGGCCAGTCTGCCCGGTGTGGTGGAGCAGATGCAGCCTCAGTTCATTTCCCGTTTTCTTGAGGGTCAGTCTGGAGTCACCATCAAGTCTGTATCCTGCGGGGATCTTTTTACCACCTGCATGACAG ACAGGGGCATTATCATGACGTTTGGTAGTGGTAGCAACGGCTGCCTAGGACACGGTAACTTCAATGATGTAACACAG CCCAAGATAGTTGAGGCACTCCTCGGCTACGAGCTGGTTCAGGTGTCATGTGGTGCTTCCCACGTACTCGCTGTGACCAATGAAAGAGAAGTATTTGCCTGGGGAAGAGGAGACAATG GTCGCCTTGGGCTTGGCACCCAAGACACCCACAACTCTCCACAGCAGGTGTGTTTACCTGTGGAATTTGAGGCCCAAAGGGTGATGTGTGGAGTGGACTGTTCCATGATTATCAGCACCAAATACAGCATTGTGACATGTGGAAGCAACAG GTTCAACAAGCTTGGGTTGGATAAGATAACAGCTGGAGAGGAACCAAATCCCTCCAATCAGGTGGAAGAAGTCCATTCTTTCACTCCTGTCCAGTCAGCTCCACTCAACAATGAGAAGATTGTTCACATTGACATTGGTACAGCACATTCTGTTGCTGTTACAG AAAGGGGTCAGTGTTTTACCTTTGGCAGCAACCAGCATGGCCAGATGGGCTGTAGCTCCCGTCGTAGCAGCCGTGTTCCCTACCCGGTGCCTGGGCTGCAGGGCATCACCTTGGCTGCATGTGGAGACGCTTTTACCTTAGCTATCAGATCTG ATGGGGAGGTGTACACCTGGGGAAAGGGGGCCCGTGGCCGCCTtggaagaaaagaggaggatTCTGGGATACCAAAGGCGGTGCAGCTTGACGAGAGTCACCCATTCACGGTGACATCGGTGGcttgttgtcatggcaacactCTGCTGGCAGTGAAAC CTTTGCTTGAGGAACCTATCCCAAGATGA